Genomic DNA from Nyctibius grandis isolate bNycGra1 chromosome Z, bNycGra1.pri, whole genome shotgun sequence:
aaaaaatgttccttgcTAAAACTTCATCACTTGGCTTATAATGCACCGGTAATCATTTTCTCAAATTAGAGCATGcagaagagcattttttttgcagttttatgCAACAGCTACATCTAAAAATGACAGCATTATTAATGTATAAAGATGTTTTAGTATGAAAGCAGTTTGTTCATAACAGTTCTTAAACATTCACATTAATTTTATatgggctcctcagtacagaCTGCAGTtatgaaaggctttttttcataacagaaaggaagcaaaactaaaacaaagaaTGGAATGTGACTCTTGCCTCGTATTGTGATTATCTTTGTATTTTCCTCAGTATGCGGTGTGAGCCCTGAGACTGTCAGCTGGGTTCAAATTATACAAAATTCCCACCCTTGTGACAGTACAGTGAAGCTATTTTGTGGCTGTAGCTGCAGCCCACACGCTGGAGCTGCCCTGCGTACTGCCTTACCCTTTTTTGGCCAGATGGTGAGGAAAAGTGGCTCCATCTCATCACAGAGCCAGCTCCTTCCTCACCCACAGAACTCTGCCATTTGTTCTACGCGACATGAGTGTGCTGAATCCAGGCTGTCATCTACAAAGCTGAGCTGCAGTGAAGTCCTGTCTGCATCAAgtgaggaaaagggagagggtaGTGATGAGAGCAGGAACTAGATAACAAATAAAAAGCCAGATTTCTCTGGCTAAAGATATTATGCAAGTTAGCTTGAAATTAACATAAGAATGCAAtagtcaacaaaaaaaaaaaaatcactacatTTATTCTGAACAAATGGTTCATACTCCTGACtgcacaaaatatttaatacaaaaattagAGATGTTACAAACTGtactttaaaaactgtttcaccttccttttccatttcagtttcaaaCTCCATTGAACAGGAAATAAGCACAGTACGGAAGGAAGGATGACTTCTCACAACATGACATGGATCAGCTACCCAAGCAAGAACTTGGCTTTCATCTCCCCAGAAGAAATTGAAGCCTTCATAGCTTCCCAAAACATCATATCAAGACTTATGCACTGTTACATGGCCTTTTTTGTACCAACAGGACTAATAGCTGGCATATGTATTTTGATCATTTTCATAAAGAATTATTTGCAGTACAAAGTAATAGAAAACTTAGACTTACTTCTTCTACACTTCACCATCAGCAAtattataatgatttttttatcatttactGTCATTACTAGACCTGACTATTTAAAAGCAACCCACCTCGCATGTAACgtactgtcattttttttcaacttcagtTATTTCAATTCTCAGTATGTTTTGATTTTGACCCTTCTCATACTATTACTCAAGAGATTTCCACCAAGGACTGCTCTCAACAAAGCAACCCAAAGACCCATATTGTGTGTTGGATTTGTACTTATATATACCTTCTGTTTGTCACTGACTGAGGCAGTACTGGTTGGCACAGATAACTATCACTTGGAAACAGACTGTCAATTAGATCCATTATTTGCATGGCCTGAATATGAGATCATTAAATTCACCTTTGGATTTGGAATCCCATCATTTCTTCAGATACTCTGTTTTACTGTTCTCTTCGCTAAAGAAGCATCTGCTGAAGCTCCAGCCTTACAACAGCACATTCGTACTTACCCTGCTGCGTACATTATAAGCATAACAATATTTATATGCCGTCTATTTTATAACGTTATGATTCTCTTCAGGACAACATTCAAATTACAGAAGAGCATTGGAACTCCAAAGAATGAGCTTGTGATGAATATTGCAGAAATAGTGCTGTTCTGTGAGACCTGTGCTAGCTTAGTATTTatactttgttttcataaaCCATGCAAAGATGAAATACTTAAAGTCATACAGAACTGCCGAAGGGAAAACACTGCCAACAATCACCTTGAAATACCAGTAACAACTACGACCCATGAAAGTGGGTCTCAGTAATACTTGCTGTTCTGAAGAATTGTCAATCCACTTTACTTTTTactttgtttgtgggttttggtttggttttttactttttcaaaaaaaggatAATTGTTCATTCCTTAGAACCCAAACTGGGACTATCTTACAGCTAGCagtacaggaagaaaaaagatatttagtTCTAGTATTCGCAGTGTTCTATGAGAAAACATGAAGGGTCtggggttgtttgggttttttttcatttcaagtgcCTATTTTCTGCAAGTGTTACTTCAAAgccaagtaaaaagaaaagtattgttGCCATAGAAGTGTGCTTTTGTAATAATATCAATGCCCCAGCAAAGATGCAAACAATAACAtagcagaaagcagctttgaacAAAGGTAAAAATCTGcagcaaaagcattttctcaGGTGTGCTTCCTCTCTTGACTTCTTACCCTACAAACTACTTATTTTTATAACATCGGTAAATTCtagtagcagcagcagtgaaGTATGGCTTAAGAATCCATTATAATCCTGAAATAGTATGTGATACTGTAAGTCTACTGTAACACTTGTTTATATTATATACACACAAACTgagcttttcttccctttttccattttcctcttaTACTTCTGTTGGAACCCTTAAGGTTTTTGTCTGAATTcttgtaccaaaaaaaaattcaaattaatggAAACATTGGTCCATAAAGGAAAGCTTCGGGTCCTTTGTGAGGTGCTGAACTGGAAAGATCAAGAGGATGGCTAATTAAAACTTCGTGCAAGAATGAAAGCTTTTTGTTAATGCACTCTCAGCTTCAACTTTGCATTAAGACTTACAGCAATTATTGATTTAAGCCATTCCTGATGAGTTCGTTCAGAAGTACGAAGTCGCATGTCTTGGAAGAGTCACATTCAATAAtatactaattaaaaaaaaaaaaaaagagaaaatccagCCCAGAACACTATAGCTGAGGcgggtttttaaaaaagcaaataaaagcagaggcCCAGCTCCAAACTGAAATCAGGGCTCTCCTGGAGATACATATTTAGACGAGAATTCATGGATAAATGGTgcaaaatgaggaagaaaatctgAATCAGAGAATAAAAAAGCTGTGGTAGAGGAGTTCAGATGTAGCCCTGCAGAATCAGTAGCCAGTGCAGGCTGAGATGTAGGTGCAAAGTTTTTAATGCTTGCTTTGAGCACATTGGTACCATAACCAAATTTGGCCAGGAGCCATCTTGCACATTTAGTTTTGGTTTCAGCTTCTCCTCTCAGAGAGGTGAAGAGAATGGAAACAACAGGGAAGGCACAAAATTGTACTAGATCTTGGATAAAGATGTAGACTTAGACTGCAcagttataaaaatacagtgatgTGATGAGGAAGGCTCAAGTGACCTGAAGGGTTCCGAGAAAAGCCACTTTGATGCCTAAATACACACCTTTGCATGACACCCGGATGCTAATGGAACGGAcagatttttttgcagttgtaTGCTTTGGAAGGTCTTCCTGACACGGTCTGGATTTGCGTGGAGAGCTGGTACAAATCAGCATACAGAACTGCCAAAGGGAAAACACTGCCAACAATCACCTTGAAATACCAGTAACAACTCCAACCCAGTGGCCTAAGATGGAGAAAAGCGACCGCTGATCAATCAAGAGGAACATCTTCTGCAAAACAACAGCCAAGTGCATAAATGGAAGAATAAGGACATTTGTTCAATAATAATACAGTACATAGATCTAGTATCTAGATATGTGGATCTAGCCTTGGATATCCAAGTCCTGAAATTTATGGACCATGACTGTATCACATGCAAATAAATGGCAACACGTAGTCTCACTAACTATGACTGTAAGGACCAGCATTTCTGCAAGATGTAAAAATCAGCTGGTAAAATGTCTGCATTGCATTATGTCAGCCTGTTTTcctgttcagttttgttctgctgCCAGCATGAACAGATGGATAATTAAAGAACACTATGTATAAACAGACCATTATAGAACCTGGTCAGAAAGGAAGTACGTAGATAAGAATCATCTCTTTGAATACAAGAGCCAATTTCATACTTGTGAAAGGATTTCTCAGCTGGCATCAGAGATTTTGTTTTGCACCTGAGAAGAGAGAGATTAAACAACATGGACCAAAGatcagccctgcagaaagaagTTTGAAGAGATGAGTTGTAAGAGCTGTATGTCAGTGAAAAAGCTGACAGACTGAGTGAAAGAGTATGTCAGAAGATGCAAGCTGTTTATCCCAATTCAGACAGAATATCATAGTTTCAGCTGTGCCATGGATAAGTAGGTTATTTTCTAGTATGGGAATCATGCACAAAGGATTCTACTTTATTCACTGCTtccatatattttatatttgaggATGGAAGAATAAATACTGTGTTGTTTCTGAGTCCTGAGTTACTGTTAAAGGTGCCTAAAAGAAAACCTAGTCAGTAAATGTTGGCTCTAATTAACCTTGTCTGGGACCTGGAAACTGGTGAATCACAATAATGCACCTGTAAGGAGTCTGAAGGTTTAACAGAGGTGGAAGGATGCTTCATGATACTCTCAGCAAGGTACACAGCTAAAGCAGAACCATAACAAAATGtctcagagaaataaaacctgtaGGGGCCTGCTGTCAGATCTAGTATTTGGGAACGAGTATGTCTTGTCAGGAATGAGCTACTAGGCATAAGTCTGTGAGTACTCCAGGGTACAGCTTCTGGCTGCGATCTGCGAGATGTGAGTGGATGTACTCTGGTCTCTTCCCTGTCCACTGGTACTGTCATGGGAAAAAACAGAGTATTCTCTGGATGGTTGGGTATATTGTCATAAAGAAATCTCTATGTACAATGGAAAGATTTTGTAACTGAATAGGAGAAAACAAAGgtaaaaaagagaggagaggatgaaaaatgcagaacaatAATTCAAATAATTATGAATATAACTTATAgcaatacagaaatgttttgttaaatCATTCTTGAGAAAGTTACTCAGAGCTTACATGAAAATTCAGGACAATGAATGCGCAGTCCTAGAGAAAATCTACTTGCATCCAGCTAGAATATGAGGGCAAACACCCCTATGTGCAATAGGGGAAGGAACAGAAATAGTCCCCAAAAGGCATTCTAAAATAATCTGATATGAGGGTGAAAAGAGCAGCTTTAGCTAAGATTAAaagtaatgatttttaaatgattaataatttgaagtgtatttttaagaacaaaataaatctcCCTGctcagagagatttttttcccctataccAGCAAGAGCTTTGTTGAACACTGGCTTCTTCCAGGCTTCACCTAGTTTTGAACAGTATGTTCCAGAAGAAACAgagcatatatttttataggCATGCTGTCAAAATTAACTAAAGGGATATACTGGAAAATTCAAAGACGACTATTTTACTTCTGTACTGTAATATTCGTCTCTTTCTAAGACTTTGGCCTGCTTTTGAAAAACCCTTCTgttcaggaaaagaagagaaatgagcAGGCTGCTGAAATTTAAGCATGAATTTCTGAGTTGGTAACATGTTTTGGAAAAGAACATGTACAGTCTCAGGACTCATCTTTGCTGAACCAGCTGGCTCAAATTTGATCCCACTGCAAAACAACATCTGAGCTAAAGACAGACTGCATTTGCACACCTGCATCATAACTCGAGCTGCTACACCCCTACACGTATTACTAAGCATGGCCTTAGTTACCTTCTTATTTCAAACTTACAGACCCTGAAAGGGCTGCAGCATTATTTATCGTGATTTTGAGGTAGCTGCAGAAGATTTGGGGTAGGATGAAAGCTCGAGCAATTCAGCCAAAATAAGTATTCTATATATAAACGTTTACACCATATATGTTGCATGACAAATTGATTCCCTAATTGGCTAGCTTGAAAGAATGTGTTTCACTTCCTTGGTACAAGTGTCCAGCAAAGGACCACCAAACTCAACTACTAAAGTAAAAATGACTAATGCTTTATGAATTGTTTTAATCACATTTTGATAGAGCCTGAAGTCCTGTGATGAGTCATCTTTCACtatacatttttctaaaatttttatattatcCCCCAAGAGTTTTGCGATCtacactttaagaaaaataaaaaatttttacCAGAATAGTTTGAATGGGTACAGGTATTGTCCCTGCAAAAGGAACggctgaacttttaaaaattatttttagtgagAAAAATGCATTCTCAGAATTATTGGCAACTGAAAAAGCctaaacacacaaaatacacTCTGTGTGAGGTTTTCTGCAGGCACAGAACACAATTAGTTCCAACTCAAACTAAGTTTGATTATTTGTAAGAAAGGGAAAGTTACTGAGGGTGGACAGGATAAAGTATGAGGGTGCTCTAGAACTGGGTAATGGACGCAGACAGATGTTATTCAGTGGTTGAGAAAGGTCAGAGTCAGCATCCATGCTAACAGAAAGATCagagaatttagaggaggagatCAATCTACTTGCAAAACTTCATGAACATTACAACAGCATCTCTGTTTCCTCTGGAGATAGTTTTAGTAGAGATtcttgtaaaaatattatttcttctgcatATGGTTACCTGTAAGCATTCCAACACAATTTTAATTTAtgcttccttccccttccatgCAATACAGtaccttactttttttttcagctttatacACTGTGGCCCTGGTCTAATTTCTCCAGGACTCAACAGCTTCGTACCCAAAGCTTCCACACTTCTGACAGTATCCAACAGCTCTTACATCCTACAGGGCTCATCCTGCTCCCCATCCTGCTGGAGGGGCTGCTGGGTAGCCGTGGCTCAAGAGCTGTGATACACCGGACCTCTTAGTGTTGTTCTCTCCTATACTCACACCTCCCACATTCTTCCTCCTCAGCTGTCACCTTTTTTGCAACGCAATAGCCAGCACATATGTTGAAGTCTGCTAAATCACATAGACTATCTTCTATTACACCCCACTTTAAGCCTCTTAGTACATCACAGACAATTACACTAGTGTTCCTTAAAGACTCTGTAGTTTTAGACATGTTTATTGAGATATATACAGTGTTTTAGAAGTTGATTactacagatttaaaaataaactgctagaaaaattttaaaggctggattATTGAGGTCTGACATTATATGAATGCTACTGCACCAGTTGCTGTCACGCACATTCTCAGCAACAATCAAGATAAGGTACAACAGGCGGAACCGTAATACTTACTACTGTGACAACTGTGACTAACTATGGATCATTAAGGTACTCCCTATGCAGTCCCATGGAGTATCAGCAACtgacagggaaagagaaaggctACAACGTTCAGCAGCTGCTAAAATTAGTTTTAAGCATTTTATGGAATATGGAAGTGACGAACTGTGAGATTAGGATAGATTAATCAGTAACAATAATTTGACTGCATAAACAAGAGCCTGAAGATGTTGTCATCTGTTCAAGGAAACAGGATTCAGAGAATTCACATTATCatcttataaaatatatttagtgaCATACAAATTCACTAATTACCATATAATAATGCAGTAAAATACTACTAGATTTGGCCTTTTATGCTTCTACTAGCAGGAAAAACAGCTACTTCACAGGTCTTTCAAAAGAGAATTTCCTAACAATTCTGGAAGTATGGCAAAGTGACATATTTCTTATCATGAattcaaataagaaaattagCACTCGGAATTATACACTTTAATAGCAAATCAGCTGATATTCACAGCTAGAAAAACAAGGACAGACTGACCAGCTGATTACCAAATCCAGGCCCCCACAATTACAAACAACTAACACCCAGAAGCTAACATTATGcataaaggaaagcaaaaaatcctTCTGGCCCTTAGAAGATCAGTGAAAGCTCTGAAGGACAGAATTAAGTACAGCAAAACCACATGATCAACAAACAATAAAGACTCTTTATAATCTCGTTCTTTAGGACAGCAAAAAATTAAGACCTTCAAAGCTGGTATCACAAGATTTTTCTAACACTACAATTACTCCAGTCCTATAACAAAATCGTATTCGTACACTTCTcaaagcaaaacacttcagGCTCTCTGTCCTCATAACCCTGTGGAAAGACACTCCAGAAAACCACTCCACACACAGTGGAAGTCTCCTCTTCAGGAAATCTTTACCAGCACTAATTTGCACAAACTTTCTTTTAAgctaaataataatttattccaAAACTATTTATGAAGAGCCATCGTGTAAGAACATCttaaaaaacattcttaaaaaaacatttttaataacactGCCAAAATCCTCTGTTCCTATGCACAGCGCATTACAAAAAATCACCAAATAATGTATATGCCTCAATGGCCCTAGAAGGCAAAGTGCCTTCGACTCCCCAAGCCACTTGTGTAAAGAACTTTTGCTTCACTTTTCTACAGTTGAGATATTTTgtaatctaaaaatatttgacCACTGTAATAGATGTAATACATCCATTGTAACAACATGGTAATTGTTTCCTCCACACTTCTGAAACTGTAACACTGTCTTCTTAAAATCCTAAATGCTGAGATACAATTCATTTTATTCCAGTAGCAGTAGAATGCTGCATCAACGTACAGCATATCCATTAATGGCACGTAACGTGCAGGTATCAGATCAATATAATCATAAAAAGCAACTTacacaaataaaatacttttatgagaaaaaaaggtttaactTTCCTTCTGTTCTAAGAATCCTGGCCACCAGTGGGTGGTGTTTCTGGAAATGTCAAGtaatttcccccccccccccccgcccctacAGATGAAATGCAAAACTCCACCTGCAATACTGGTGGTTTTATGCAAGACTGAGGCTCCATATTCTCTGCAAAATAAGCTTATTTTATCCATGTGATTTTGAGCTGAGCAATTCTAAGAAGTGTGAGGATGACTATGTATTCctgaaaatttaaatacaaataagcaAAATGGGATCAACTTGAAGGTAGGAAAACTGGAATTTATATTGTCAGTTCAGCAGATGACCCTTCTCAGCTGCTAGATTTCTCTCAATAGAATATTTCTCTCTAGATTGTccagaggcttttaaaaataccatgtaTAACAGCAATTATTGCTTTATATCTATGTAACATATGCTTAGTTACAACTTGCAGATAAATCTCTTAATTATTGATCTGCTGAGCTGTAGGTTTGAATGGACTATGCAATTTGAAAAAATACTAGAGGCAGAAAGGAGGGTGAATGAACATTAGGCAAAATAATACTAACAAATACGAGAGAAAAGATGCTTCACTAGTTCtagtaaaaaagaaaccagcagAAACAGGGTTAATTCCAGCCTTATAAGGCTGTTCAGCAGCACTTCAACTGCACACAAATTAGAACAACCCTGGGAATctataaagcttgttttattgCCAAGGACACGCAGCGAGATCTGCATTTTGCTGTTGTAAACTATCCTTTATTTaagatgttttaaaacagaacagacttttatatgattttttttactgctgaatCGTCAACAGGTGGCATTCACTGCAGCTTTGCACACCTAAATACAAGTTTTTACTGACAGGACAGTCGACGTTGACACATCCATTAAGCGTGTACCTGAGCAAGAACCAGCCTTCTGTTGTCTGGAGGAAAATCAGCTCTGAAGAAATGGAATTAAGGTAAAATAAAGTGTTTCACAGTACGTGATTACCTGTAATGCTTGTAATTGCTTGGCTTTTGGTGGCTTTTCAGATGTAATTAAAATCTGACCACAGACTGACCTTTTCAAATCAATTGCTTAGACTGTTAACTTATCTATTGTTgtatttaaagcagttttactgTCTTGTTCAAAAATTAAAGGATGTTACATAAAAGACAACCGTTCATGTCGGACTTCCATAGCTGCTTGAAACAAACACTGAACCTTCTTCAAATAAGTGTGATTTCATATGGATATTTTAGCATAAAGATTTACATTATTAAAATGCTTCAAAACATCGCAACAGCTACTGTGTACTTCTGCCTATTTCactaagaaataaaagctttggaAGCGATATATTTACTTAAGTATCTGCTAGCTACTTCTGATAACTTGGATACATTCAAGCAAACTCAGAGCTATATTTctgactgaaaatattctaaCACTCCCATCCCATTAGTGGTCTGCTCCTTTTCTCCCCCAGACTGCACATCAGCAGGATTTAAGTCATTAAACGTGGAAATATGCATGAATTTTACTAGTAAAcaattcaactttttttttaatgttttagtttaattaaaatcaaggttttggtagcaagAAGAAGATTAAAgcaattcaaaatatttaaaatttaacacAAAATACCCTGGGTTATCattttcttgtggttttgtttgggctgtcttttgtttggttgtttttttcttataaataaaCTTCTAGCAATGCTTCAAGTCCGTAGCATTCAACATTTATAAGTAAACAAATCAGATAACTGGTATTTTCCATTCCTATCCGGAAGTCAGTGCAACGTAattaattacaaagaaaagcaaattgaGTATAATAATGTTGGTGTGAATCAATATGCTGCTTGTATTAccttcttttctaaaatgtgccttttccttcccactgaaagcagaaggaacCAACTGCTTTTCATCTCCGTTGCCTTCTCAGCCACAGACTCTGCTACTTAATAGCCTTACAAACTGatgatgaaataaatatttaattttatttatatatatatataaaaaaaataagtttttcttcagtagGCTAAACTCACTCATCTGATTTTCTATATTCCTACATTTTCCAGTACTGAATCCCTGAAGGGTACAAAAAATTTTAACAGATCTGCCCTCACAATATATTATCATCTAGAACAAATCTAAATTCTTTTAATGGAACCTTTGTATATCTATTCAAACATGGTGCTTCCTACAACCTCAGCTGTGTATGTTAAATTAGCAGAAGCATATGGTACATGGTACAATGCTAGAGTAGGAGATTAATGGTTTTCCATTTGCAAATTGCAGGTCCAAGGATGTTCATTgatgattaaaagaaaacaaatggaggTAAAATTCTACTGCCTTCCAACCTACATGGAGAAACGCTGTCTTATTAAAGACATCCAAGTACCATAATGGTAAAATGATTCCTACATGATCTTAAGGCATACAGGAACTGCAGATTCTCTCATTTGCAATGTATATAGCgtcctgtaaaaaaaatttaagaaatttaCTATTTGTACTGTTATATTTCAGTCAATTTTAAGCCTAATTAATATGACTTCTaaagaattttaatttcctaTACAAAAGTGTACATCTTTTTCCATTCCAATCAAAATGCTTACTATGAACTTCGTtgaaaacaaccaaaaatctgatttttttggcATTACCACCAAACTGTGAGTACTAATATCTTTTCTGCAGATAGTTTAACCATGGAAACTTACGCTGCCTCAGTATCACCTGTTATATGTAACAGCACAACTTTTAACCTAAATGGATCACATTTGTGTAATGAAAGCATATCTTCTAGATTAGCTGATAAATCAGAACACCAACAATACGTTATTGGTCTTTTCTTATCATGTCTTTACacaatatttctctttcctattGGTTTTGTAGGAAACATTCTGATACTGGTTGTTAACATAAGCTTTCGTGAAAAAATGACTATTCCAGACCTTTACTTCATAAATCTTGCAGTAGCTGATCTCATTTTAGTTGCTGATTCTCTCATTGAGGTTTTTAATCTTGATGAAAAGTATTATGATATCACTATTATTTGTACCTTTATGTCTTTGTTCCTTCAGATCAACATGTatagcagcattttctttctgacatgGATGAGTTTTGACAGATACATAGCACTGGCAAAAGTAATGAGGTCCAACATATTTCGCACTATGCAACACGCTAGATTAAGCTGTGGTCTCATATGGATGGCGTCTATTTCTGCAGCACTAGTTCCATTTACAGCTGTGCATTTACAACACACCGGAGAggtctatttttgttttgcagatgtaAAAGAAATCCAGTGGCTAGAAATAACCTTGGGGTTTATTatcccctttgtgatcatcGGTCTTTGTTACTCATTAATTGTTCGAGTTCTTATAAAAGCACACAAGCACAGGAGTCTTCGTCTGCGGCGACAAAAGGCTCTTCGaatgatttttgttgttgtcttggttttctttatcTGCTGGCTACctgaaaatgtcttcattaGTGTTCAacttcttcaaaagaaaagcgAGTCTGTATCTTCAAGCAGCCCATCCTTCAGGCATGATTATCCTTTAACAGGACATATTGTGAACCTCGCAGCTTTTTCTAATAGCTGTTTGAACCCCTTAATTTACAGCTTTCTAGGGGAAACCTTCAGAGACAAACTGCGACTGTATattgaacagaaaacaaaaatgtcaacATTACATCGGTTCTGTCAGGCTGCCTTAACGTCTGTCATTCCTGACAGTAATGAGCAATCAGAAGTCTGATTTAGTAGTGGTTGTATAAAACATATGACTGTGAAGTTGTGCAAACAGTGAACAAAATGCTTGCTACTAACAGAAAAAAGTgcatttgtgtatatatattgtATCGCTCTACTGAGTATTGAAGGTTtatattcaaaatgtttttatgacAAGACT
This window encodes:
- the GPER1 gene encoding G-protein coupled estrogen receptor 1 produces the protein METYAASVSPVICNSTTFNLNGSHLCNESISSRLADKSEHQQYVIGLFLSCLYTIFLFPIGFVGNILILVVNISFREKMTIPDLYFINLAVADLILVADSLIEVFNLDEKYYDITIICTFMSLFLQINMYSSIFFLTWMSFDRYIALAKVMRSNIFRTMQHARLSCGLIWMASISAALVPFTAVHLQHTGEVYFCFADVKEIQWLEITLGFIIPFVIIGLCYSLIVRVLIKAHKHRSLRLRRQKALRMIFVVVLVFFICWLPENVFISVQLLQKKSESVSSSSPSFRHDYPLTGHIVNLAAFSNSCLNPLIYSFLGETFRDKLRLYIEQKTKMSTLHRFCQAALTSVIPDSNEQSEV